A single Anas acuta chromosome 19, bAnaAcu1.1, whole genome shotgun sequence DNA region contains:
- the TRAF4 gene encoding TNF receptor-associated factor 4, whose translation MPGYDYKLLERPRRRVLCPLCGKPMREPVRVSTCGHRFCDTCLQEFLSEGVFKCPEDQLPLDYAKIYPDPELEVQVLSLAIRCIHSEEGCRWSGLIKHLQVHLGTCAFNVVPCPNRCSAKLSRRDLPEHVQHGCPKRRVKCEFCATDFTGEAFEGHQGTCPQESVYCENKCGARMMRRLLSQHTLAECPKRTQPCTYCAKEFVFDTIQNHQYQCPRYPVPCPNQCGTPSIAREDMPSHLKESCNTAMLLCPFKEAGCKHRCPKLAMGRHLEESTKAHLGMVCALVSRQRQEILELRRDVEELSVSSDGILIWKIADYARKLQEAKARSNYEFFSPPFYTHKYGYKLQVSAFLNGNGSGESSHLSVYIRVLPGEYDNLLEWPFSYRVTFSLLDQSDPSLSKPQHITETFHPDPNWKNFQKPGSTRGSLDESTLGFGYPKFISHEDIKKRNYVRDNAIFIKASVEIPQKILA comes from the exons aTGCCGGGCTACGACTACAAGCTGCTGGAGCGGCCGCGGCGCCGGGTGCTGTGCCCGCTGTGCGGGAAGCCCATGCGGGAGCCCGTGCGCGTCTCCACCTGCGGCCACCGCTTCTGCGACACCTGCCTGCAGGAGTTCCTCAG CGAAGGCGTCTTCAAGTGCCCCGAGGACCAGCTGCCCCTGGACTACGCCAAG ATCTACCCCGACCCCGAGCTGGAGGTGCAGGTGTTGAGCCTGGCCATCCGCTGCATCCACAGCGAGGAGGGCTGCCGCTGGAGCGGGCTCATCAAACACCTCCAG GTCCACCTCGGCACCTGCGCCTTCAACGTCGTCCCCTGCCCCAACCGCTGCAGCGCCAAGCTGAGCCGCCGCGACCTGCCCGAGCACGTGCAGCACGGCTGCCCCAAGCGCAGGGTCAAGTGCGAGTTCTGCGCCACCGACTTCACCGGGGAGGCCTTCGAG ggccaccaggGGACGTGTCCCCAGGAGAGCGTGTACTGCGAGAACAAGTGCGGGGCGCGCATGATGCGGCGCCTGCTGTCCCAGCACACCCTGGCCGAGTGCCCCAAGCGCACGCAGCCCTGCACCTACTGCGCCAAGGAGTTCGTCTTCGACACCATCCAG AACCACCAGTACCAGTGTCCCCGGTACCCCGTGCCCTGCCCCAACCAGTGCGGGACGCCCAGCATCGCGCGGGAGGACATGCCCAGCCACCTGAAGGAGAGCTGCAACACTGCCATGCTGCTGTGTCCCTTCAAGGAGGCTGGCTGCAAGCACCGG TGCCCCAAGCTGGCCATGGGCCGGCACCTGGAGGAGAGCACCAAGGCTCACCTGGGCATGGTGTGCGCCCTGGTGAGCCGGCAGCGCCAGGAGATCCTGGAGCTGCGGCGCGACGTGGAGGAGCTGTCGGTGAGCAGCGACGGGATCCTCATCTGGAAGATCGCCGACTACGCCCGCAAGCTGCAGGAGGCCAAAGCCCGCAGCAACTACGAGTTCTTCAGCCCCCCCTTCTACACCCACAAGTACGGCTACAAGCTGCAGGTCTCGGCGTTCCTCAATGGCAACGGCAGCGGCGAGAGCAGCCACCTCTCCGTCTACATCCGCGTGCTGCCGGGCGAGTACGACAACCTGCTGGAGTGGCCCTTCTCCTACCGCGTCACCTTCTCCCTGCTGGACCAGAGCGACCCCTCGCTCTCCAAGCCCCAGCACATCACCGAGACCTTCCACCCCGACCCCAACTGGAAAAACTTCCAGAAGCCGGGGAGCACGCGCGGCTCCCTGGACGAGAGCACCCTGGGTTTCGGCTACCCCAAATTCATCTCCCATGAGGACATCAAGAAGCGCAACTACGTGCGGGACAACGCCATCTTCATCAAGGCCTCGGTGGAGATCCCCCAAAAAATCCTCGCCTGA